The Trichosurus vulpecula isolate mTriVul1 chromosome 3, mTriVul1.pri, whole genome shotgun sequence genome includes a window with the following:
- the LOC118844665 gene encoding zinc finger protein OZF-like encodes MARGSSQAPAQETVTFKDVAVDFTQEEWGLLDHPQKELYKEVMVENARNLLSLGLPAPREDVISYFEQREAAWMLEQEGPRSLCPEGEIRLEMKKTPVVLNLSVEEIQEQRFMGDGPCDITGREIRALHQGIHTGEKAYECNQCGKAFRENATFAIHERIHPGEKPYECSQCGKTFRVSASLVYHQRIHTGEKPYKCNQCGKTFRGSSNLVTHQRIHTGEKPYKCNLCGKTFRGRSNLVTHQRIHTGEKPYECNQCSMAFTQRAYLTYHQRIHTGEKPCECNHCGKTFRCSSILSKHQKIHSGEKPYECNQCGKSFSVSSNLVKHQRIHTGEKRYECNQCGKTFRVSTSLVYHQRIHAGEKPYECNQCGKSFSASSNLAKHRRIHTGEKPYECNQCGKTFRVSTSLVCHQRIHAGEKPYECNQCGKAFRVSSNLAHHRRIHAGEKPYECNQCGKAFTQRADLTIHQRSHTGEKPYECNQCGKAFKGRAYLKVHQKIHTGEKPFVLLME; translated from the exons ATGGCCCGAGGGAGCAGCCAAGCCCCAGCCCAG GAGACAGTGACCTttaaggatgtggctgtggacttcacccaggaggagtggggcctcttggaccaTCCTCAGAAGGAGTTGTACAAGGAGGTCATGGTGGAGAATGCCCGGAACCTGCTCTCCCTGG GACTTCCAGCTCCCAGAGAAGATGTGATCTCCTATtttgagcaaagggaagcagCATGGATGCTGGAGCAAGAAGGCCCAAGGAGCCTGtgtccag AAGGAGAGATCAGACTTGAAATGAAGAAGACTCCTGTAGTCCTAAACCTTTCTGTGGAAGAAATTCAGGAACAAAGATTCATGGGTGATGGTCCCTGTGACATCACTGGGAGAGAAATCCGTGCCCTTCATCAgggaatccacactggggagaaagcttatgaatgcaatcagtgtggaaaggctttcagagagAATGCCACATTTGCTATACATGAAAGAATTCAccctggagagaagccttatgaatgtagtcagtgtggaaagactttcagagtAAGTGCCAGTCTTGTTtatcatcagagaatccatactggagagaagccttacaaatgtaatcagtgtggaaagactttcagaggAAGCTCCAATCTTGTAactcatcagagaatccacactggagagaagccttacaAATGTAATctgtgtggaaagactttcagaggAAGGTCCAATCTTGTAactcatcagagaatccacactggagagaaaccttatgaatgcaatcagTGTAGTATGGCTTTTACACAGAGGGCCTATCTTACCtatcatcagagaatccacactggagagaaaccttgtgAATGTAATCATTGTGGAAAGACCTTTAGATGCAGCTCCATTCTATctaaacatcagaaaatccacagtggagagaaaccttatgaatgtaatcaatgtggaaaatcTTTTAGTGTCAGCTCCAATCTagttaaacatcagagaatccacactggagagaaacgttacgaatgtaatcagtgtggaaagactttcagagtAAGTACCAGTCTTGTTTATCATCAGAGAATCCatgctggagagaaaccttatgaatgtaatcagtgtggaaaatcTTTTAGTGCCAGCTCCAATCTAGCTAAACATcggagaatccacactggagagaaaccttatgaatgtaatcagtgtggaaagactttcagagtAAGTACCAGTCTTGTTTGTCATCAGAGAATCCatgctggagagaaaccttatgaatgtaatcagtgtggaaaggcttttagagtCAGCTCCAATCTAGCTCACCATCGGAGAATCCAcgctggagagaaaccttatgaatgtaatcagtgtggaaaggccttTACCCAGAGGGCCGATCTTACCATACATCAGAGaagccacactggagagaaaccttatgaatgcaatcagtgtggaaaggcttttaaggGGAGGGCTTATCTTAAagtacatcagaaaatccacactggagagaaaccttttgtactgttaatggaatag